In one window of Verrucomicrobiia bacterium DNA:
- a CDS encoding ABC transporter permease has product MANRAGLEYWISGLGRLTILLGEVFKSLFTQRFNWDGFMQQMHFIGVKSQSVVLITGAFTGMVLCAQTYFQFHKVHMDSATLAVVSVSMCSELGPVLTALMVAGRVGAAMAAELGTMKVTEQIDALRTLATHPVDYLVVPRMLATLIAMPLLTIESISIGIGAAYAIGVGLLDIDAAYSWQYVIKYTDVNEIFTGIIKATIFGVCIALIGCYKGLFCEGGAEGVGKATTEAVVYASITVLMSNFFLTLLLNHLLP; this is encoded by the coding sequence ATGGCAAACCGAGCTGGGCTGGAATATTGGATAAGCGGGCTGGGACGGTTGACGATCTTGCTTGGGGAGGTGTTCAAGTCCCTCTTTACGCAAAGGTTCAACTGGGACGGTTTCATGCAGCAGATGCACTTCATCGGGGTGAAGTCACAGTCAGTCGTCTTGATCACTGGGGCCTTCACGGGAATGGTGTTGTGCGCGCAAACTTATTTTCAATTCCACAAGGTCCACATGGACTCGGCTACTCTGGCCGTAGTGAGTGTGTCCATGTGCAGTGAACTCGGTCCGGTGCTCACCGCGCTCATGGTTGCAGGACGTGTCGGTGCGGCGATGGCGGCCGAGTTGGGCACTATGAAAGTCACCGAGCAAATCGATGCCCTTCGTACGTTGGCGACACATCCCGTAGATTACCTCGTCGTCCCGCGCATGCTCGCGACCCTTATCGCGATGCCCTTGCTCACTATCGAATCCATTTCCATCGGCATCGGAGCCGCGTATGCGATCGGGGTGGGCTTGCTGGATATCGATGCCGCGTATTCGTGGCAATACGTCATCAAATATACGGATGTGAACGAGATATTCACCGGCATCATCAAGGCCACCATCTTCGGTGTCTGCATTGCACTGATCGGTTGTTACAAAGGCCTCTTTTGCGAAGGCGGTGCGGAAGGCGTGGGCAAGGCCACCACTGAGGCCGTTGTATACGCATCCATCACGGTGCTGATGAGCAATTTCTTCCTCACGTTGTTGTTGAACCACTTGTTACCCTGA